One part of the Culicoidibacter larvae genome encodes these proteins:
- a CDS encoding Ig-like domain-containing protein — protein MKFIKIGAAAIVFLSMAASSFITVNAEDTTTENTTGTSQEINVEASGNDEVVSENNENTAEESVDLDTILSTENNTDNNQSATQQSSMLKAVNQYGFDEEFFKWLQDHGSLPKTGTITQADLDKVTRIDHIINAPFSSLEGIEQLKNLNFLRINSSANISYEELNRLSGLTNLRTLEVGYSKLMTDISPVANLPQLTTLNWYDNGGYVIDFTYYSGEPLDISVLDGQLPNIESLSITEIPLLGTEALASFTTAKKVALWSTGIKDISFINAMPNLTELDVRYDRVTDLSLVAARPGVKTYAGGQLIVLYGNEGLYADLSAASTFTTSMYFKVQDNQYATLTGLSTDKGAYDNKETITWTDITADDLLGITYRDPFAMQKVPLKTIASQFSASSLPANILSYSGTIYQSVSQKIEVEKPTIDVIYEDEDVLTGIAPANATVDVTCPHGNTIRVTADASGNWSMPTDGAIFKDDMFTAVTVHASGQTSDAAEQVVLPVVYTIDASDVTMTVTQLQTLRNNGTLESYVLNQAGAAALKSSRTTKSMEVHGDMTPLDNVNEATIVQVTTYVPADNTVTRYDATTTATIVEKPINVTVIDDTNNGNGSLPNTGQDQMTPVLVGGAVVVIVGIALSRRNNKQRK, from the coding sequence ATGAAATTTATAAAAATAGGGGCGGCAGCAATTGTCTTTTTAAGTATGGCTGCATCATCATTTATTACTGTGAACGCTGAGGATACAACTACGGAAAATACTACCGGTACATCACAGGAAATAAATGTTGAAGCATCAGGAAATGATGAGGTTGTTAGCGAAAATAATGAAAACACAGCAGAGGAATCAGTTGATTTAGATACCATTTTATCGACTGAAAATAATACTGATAACAATCAGTCGGCAACACAGCAAAGTTCAATGCTTAAAGCAGTAAATCAATATGGCTTTGATGAAGAATTCTTTAAATGGTTGCAGGATCATGGTTCATTGCCAAAAACCGGAACTATTACTCAAGCTGATTTGGATAAGGTAACACGAATCGATCATATTATTAATGCACCATTTAGTTCACTTGAGGGAATTGAACAGCTTAAAAATCTTAACTTTCTGCGAATTAATTCAAGTGCCAATATTAGTTATGAAGAGTTAAATCGCTTGAGTGGCTTAACTAACTTACGGACATTAGAAGTCGGTTATTCAAAGTTAATGACAGATATTAGTCCGGTAGCTAATTTGCCACAACTGACAACGCTTAACTGGTATGATAATGGTGGTTATGTTATTGACTTTACCTATTACTCAGGAGAGCCATTGGATATTTCAGTTTTAGATGGTCAATTACCTAACATTGAGAGTTTATCAATTACTGAAATTCCATTGTTGGGAACAGAGGCATTAGCAAGTTTTACGACAGCAAAAAAAGTTGCATTGTGGAGTACTGGAATTAAAGATATTAGTTTCATTAATGCAATGCCTAACTTAACTGAACTGGATGTTCGTTATGATCGGGTGACTGATTTATCACTAGTTGCTGCAAGACCAGGCGTAAAAACGTATGCGGGCGGACAACTGATTGTTCTTTATGGCAATGAAGGATTATACGCTGATTTAAGTGCCGCTTCTACATTTACAACATCAATGTATTTTAAAGTTCAGGATAATCAATACGCAACTTTAACTGGCTTAAGTACCGATAAGGGTGCTTACGACAATAAAGAAACAATTACGTGGACAGATATTACTGCTGATGATTTATTAGGTATCACTTACCGTGATCCGTTTGCAATGCAAAAAGTTCCTTTGAAAACAATTGCCAGTCAATTTAGTGCGAGCTCATTACCGGCAAATATTCTAAGTTATAGCGGAACAATCTATCAGTCAGTAAGTCAAAAAATAGAGGTTGAAAAACCAACTATAGATGTTATTTATGAAGACGAAGATGTTTTAACTGGGATTGCTCCAGCTAATGCTACTGTTGATGTCACTTGCCCGCATGGCAACACAATCCGGGTAACTGCTGATGCTTCTGGAAACTGGAGTATGCCAACCGATGGTGCTATTTTCAAAGATGATATGTTTACTGCGGTAACCGTTCATGCTTCAGGCCAAACGAGTGATGCAGCTGAACAAGTGGTATTACCAGTTGTTTACACTATTGATGCTAGTGATGTGACAATGACGGTCACGCAATTGCAAACTTTACGTAATAATGGAACTCTGGAAAGTTACGTATTGAATCAAGCGGGAGCTGCAGCTTTGAAAAGTTCGCGGACAACTAAATCTATGGAAGTTCATGGTGATATGACACCATTAGATAATGTTAACGAAGCAACTATAGTGCAAGTAACAACTTATGTTCCGGCAGATAACACGGTAACTAGATATGATGCAACCACTACAGCAACAATAGTTGAAAAACCGATTAATGTAACGGTGATTGATGATACAAATAATGGTAATGGTTCATTGCCAAATACCGGTCAGGATCAGATGACGCCAGTACTTGTTGGGGGAGCAGTAGTCGTTATTGTCGGAATTGCATTATCAAGACGAAATAATAAACAACGGAAGTAA
- a CDS encoding sensor histidine kinase: MNNKSKRTLIIIVLAYVVVILLFFGSIFYVPAYYNGLQDSYLTDTQEQLDDAFETITDTQKLVAQFDQIIDEYPMELIVFKDGINIYNTMMPVNSAASIHESLDQRVSLSQGNGTFIKNGSTYEVWYNIYQVQVTAFLLNITTLQIILLGIATIILITAVFAFQRLMVQSMTTLKETIGKMEKYQLNEVINAQSDDVINSKIKYFAHGLRENISRTAQKEAELQQAAYINKEQFVNSQLIARAFIHEIKTPVYQMLLENETQLSHLNNNDERAREIAEYNVQHADNLLQSINEMLQVFTSNEQKMVLEKESVDLSKIVSEVRKTFAAQIRERKVLLEIEVPETLTIFSNKAMVKLLIHNILSNAIQYAIPETEIQVNLFLDEQNNAVFECVNTAAENNIARLQGDTEIQSFINKDNKYSSGNGIIMITSLAQTLEAHYQRDIAAEQVTTTIVFIGGDQHD, from the coding sequence ATGAATAATAAAAGTAAAAGAACATTAATAATTATTGTGTTGGCATATGTTGTTGTCATTTTATTATTTTTTGGCAGCATTTTTTATGTGCCGGCATACTATAATGGATTGCAGGATAGTTATTTGACTGATACTCAGGAGCAATTGGATGATGCTTTTGAGACAATAACTGATACCCAGAAACTCGTTGCACAATTTGATCAGATTATCGATGAGTATCCAATGGAACTTATTGTTTTTAAAGATGGAATTAATATTTATAATACGATGATGCCAGTCAATAGTGCAGCAAGTATTCACGAAAGTCTTGATCAACGTGTCTCCCTTTCACAAGGAAATGGCACCTTTATCAAAAATGGCAGTACTTATGAAGTTTGGTACAATATTTACCAAGTGCAAGTCACAGCCTTTTTATTGAATATTACAACGTTGCAAATTATCTTGCTTGGGATTGCTACAATTATATTGATTACCGCAGTATTTGCCTTCCAACGATTAATGGTGCAATCGATGACAACGCTCAAGGAAACAATTGGCAAAATGGAAAAGTATCAATTGAATGAAGTGATTAATGCTCAGTCTGATGATGTGATAAACTCAAAAATTAAATATTTTGCTCACGGACTTCGCGAAAATATTTCGCGTACTGCCCAAAAAGAAGCTGAGTTGCAACAAGCAGCTTATATTAATAAAGAGCAGTTTGTTAATAGTCAGCTTATCGCGCGGGCATTTATTCATGAAATAAAAACGCCGGTTTATCAAATGTTACTTGAAAATGAAACGCAATTAAGTCATCTGAATAATAATGATGAGCGGGCACGAGAGATTGCTGAATACAATGTGCAGCATGCAGATAATTTACTACAATCAATTAATGAGATGTTACAAGTTTTTACCAGTAATGAACAAAAAATGGTATTAGAAAAAGAATCAGTAGATTTATCAAAGATTGTCTCAGAAGTTCGCAAAACTTTTGCAGCTCAAATTCGTGAGCGAAAAGTTTTATTAGAAATCGAAGTTCCGGAAACACTGACAATTTTCAGTAATAAAGCAATGGTGAAGTTATTAATTCATAATATTTTGTCGAATGCTATTCAATATGCGATTCCGGAAACCGAAATACAGGTCAATTTGTTTCTTGATGAGCAAAATAATGCAGTATTCGAATGTGTGAATACCGCTGCTGAGAATAATATTGCGCGTTTGCAAGGAGATACGGAAATTCAATCATTTATTAACAAAGATAATAAATATAGCAGCGGAAATGGAATTATCATGATTACTAGTTTGGCACAGACGCTTGAGGCTCATTACCAACGCGACATTGCTGCTGAGCAGGTTACGACAACTATTGTTTTTATTGGCGGTGACCAGCATGATTAA
- a CDS encoding response regulator transcription factor, whose amino-acid sequence MKHILFVDDNQSYAIQMQEILSEAGYDVDIAFDSISAIEQFSKNSESYDLIISDRVMGNDDGIRFLSIIKNMDATLKTILLTAEPTPDSELEALNQYVDYYLTKDINRDVLLKYIERVLEQPLAIQNDERMLTSEIEQIQVFLKERKVLVGGVEIELRRKEFDLLALFLANKGVAFSREEILERLWDRNHESTDERVIDVHINTLRRKLQISSLISVRGFGYKWDE is encoded by the coding sequence ATGAAGCATATCTTATTTGTTGATGATAACCAATCGTATGCAATACAGATGCAAGAAATATTGTCGGAGGCCGGATATGATGTTGATATCGCGTTTGATTCAATTTCGGCAATAGAGCAATTTAGTAAAAATAGTGAGAGTTATGATTTAATTATTTCGGATCGGGTCATGGGGAATGATGATGGTATCCGCTTTTTAAGTATAATAAAGAATATGGATGCAACACTGAAAACCATATTGCTAACCGCTGAACCAACACCGGACAGTGAGTTGGAAGCTTTAAATCAGTATGTTGATTATTATTTGACAAAAGATATTAACAGGGATGTTTTATTGAAATATATTGAGCGGGTATTAGAACAGCCGCTTGCTATTCAAAATGATGAGCGAATGTTAACTTCGGAAATAGAGCAAATACAGGTGTTTTTAAAAGAACGTAAAGTACTTGTTGGTGGCGTAGAAATTGAATTGCGCCGAAAAGAGTTTGATTTACTGGCGCTTTTTTTAGCAAATAAAGGGGTGGCATTTAGCCGCGAGGAAATTCTGGAAAGGCTTTGGGATAGAAATCATGAGAGTACAGATGAGCGCGTGATTGATGTACATATTAATACTTTACGTCGCAAGCTGCAAATTAGCTCATTAATTTCAGTTCGAGGATTTGGGTATAAATGGGATGAATAA
- a CDS encoding zinc-ribbon domain-containing protein encodes MADREIVCKDCGETFIFTEGEQEFFREKGFENDPVRCPSCRRAKKQRQRD; translated from the coding sequence ATGGCTGATAGAGAAATCGTATGCAAAGATTGCGGTGAAACATTTATCTTTACTGAAGGTGAACAAGAATTCTTCCGTGAAAAAGGATTTGAAAACGATCCAGTTCGTTGTCCATCTTGCCGTCGTGCTAAGAAACAACGTCAACGCGACTAA
- a CDS encoding D-alanine--D-alanine ligase family protein encodes MRVRVGVIFGGESVEHEISIISAMQAIAAMDENKYEVVPLYISKQNRWYTGKALTNIETFKDLDAAIANAQQVLLQTEHGHHYVYAFPFKMLKNKPIAEIDVAFPVVHGTNVEDGTLQGYLDSLRIPYAGPTVGAAAVGQDKVFMKNIWQANGLPVVPFVWLYSNQWEQQPERFVHRIEATLHFPVIVKPANLGSSVGISIAKDTDSLIEAINESAQFDDKIIVEQVVNNLLEVNCSVLGDFTHAVASPIEEVTGSDEILSYRDKYQGGKGKGGSKADGGKLALLKTDGAKTAGGGSKGAGMAATNRVIPARISEEATKEIQRLARQAFYTLNMSGVSRIDFLIDKEEGNVYLNEINTIPGSLSFYLWQESGVDFTELTDRLIQFAIKAKQRRERKVFSYDSNVLANAKLPAQGAKSGVKQ; translated from the coding sequence ATGAGAGTACGTGTAGGTGTAATATTTGGCGGTGAGAGCGTTGAACATGAGATTTCAATCATTAGTGCAATGCAAGCAATTGCTGCTATGGACGAAAATAAATATGAAGTAGTGCCTTTATATATTTCAAAACAAAATCGGTGGTATACCGGTAAAGCGCTGACTAATATTGAGACGTTTAAAGATTTAGATGCAGCTATCGCTAATGCTCAGCAAGTATTATTGCAAACTGAGCATGGGCATCATTATGTATATGCTTTTCCGTTTAAAATGTTGAAAAATAAGCCGATTGCTGAGATCGATGTTGCTTTTCCGGTAGTGCATGGAACTAATGTTGAGGATGGAACTTTACAGGGATATCTTGATTCGTTGCGTATTCCTTATGCCGGACCGACTGTTGGTGCGGCGGCAGTTGGCCAAGATAAAGTGTTTATGAAAAATATTTGGCAAGCAAATGGATTGCCGGTGGTGCCTTTTGTTTGGTTGTATAGTAATCAGTGGGAACAACAGCCTGAGCGCTTTGTTCATCGTATTGAAGCAACCTTGCATTTCCCGGTTATTGTTAAGCCGGCTAATCTTGGTTCAAGTGTAGGAATCAGTATTGCTAAAGACACTGATAGTTTAATTGAAGCGATTAATGAGTCAGCTCAGTTTGATGATAAGATTATCGTTGAGCAAGTTGTTAATAATTTATTGGAAGTGAATTGCTCAGTGCTGGGCGATTTCACTCATGCAGTTGCTTCGCCGATTGAGGAAGTGACCGGCAGTGATGAAATTTTGAGTTATCGTGATAAATATCAAGGCGGTAAAGGCAAAGGTGGCAGCAAGGCAGACGGTGGTAAGTTAGCGCTGTTGAAAACGGACGGTGCGAAAACCGCTGGTGGTGGCAGCAAAGGTGCCGGTATGGCAGCGACAAACCGGGTTATTCCGGCGCGGATCAGCGAAGAGGCGACGAAGGAGATTCAGCGTTTGGCACGACAAGCGTTCTATACTTTAAATATGTCGGGAGTATCACGGATTGATTTCTTGATTGATAAGGAAGAGGGTAATGTCTATTTAAATGAGATTAACACTATTCCTGGTTCATTGTCATTTTATTTGTGGCAGGAGAGCGGCGTTGATTTTACCGAGTTAACAGATCGTTTGATTCAATTTGCGATTAAGGCTAAACAACGACGCGAACGTAAGGTGTTTTCTTATGATTCAAATGTTTTGGCAAATGCAAAATTACCGGCGCAAGGTGCCAAAAGTGGTGTTAAGCAGTAA
- a CDS encoding NUDIX hydrolase N-terminal domain-containing protein, with product MTDKYFEFIKKVQAIAQIGQSFTTDEYARENYEELEKLSHEILEAYTGVEQVRPNIYADYKYPTAQTSVRTLVINDTNQLLLVQEKDSGLWSPPGGWCDVDTTPRQAAVKEVFEESGYAVEIKQFLAVFDHRLYLDRPSFFSTHQYVFAARVIGGEPVPNHETLAVEWFDLDKLPQLSRKMTLEEITIALGVLVNERDTYID from the coding sequence ATGACAGATAAATATTTTGAGTTTATTAAAAAAGTGCAAGCGATTGCCCAAATTGGACAAAGTTTTACAACTGATGAGTATGCGCGCGAGAATTATGAAGAGCTCGAGAAGCTCAGCCATGAGATTCTTGAAGCGTATACTGGCGTCGAGCAGGTGCGTCCGAATATATATGCTGATTATAAGTATCCAACCGCACAAACGTCGGTACGGACACTAGTGATTAATGATACCAATCAATTATTGCTAGTTCAGGAAAAAGACAGCGGCTTATGGTCGCCGCCGGGCGGCTGGTGTGATGTTGACACCACGCCGCGGCAGGCAGCGGTGAAAGAAGTGTTTGAGGAATCAGGATACGCGGTTGAGATTAAGCAGTTTTTGGCAGTGTTTGATCATCGGTTATATTTGGATCGGCCATCGTTTTTTTCGACCCATCAATATGTTTTTGCCGCTAGGGTTATTGGTGGTGAACCGGTGCCAAATCACGAGACGCTTGCCGTCGAGTGGTTTGATTTAGATAAACTTCCTCAGCTTTCACGAAAAATGACGCTGGAAGAGATTACTATTGCGCTTGGGGTTTTGGTTAACGAGCGTGATACTTATATTGATTAG
- a CDS encoding glycerophosphodiester phosphodiesterase: MKSGKSFLAEVWENYRDMLRAATMYELFFRVVLPALIFPLFRLLIRGFLYLAGYQVIANNTLVSFFVGPIGVLTAVVFIVLVSFVTLAEFGGLLVLSRNSYWYLPLMGTGAFLESLQHIKKIFRPSGIKALLYILVILPFLQIGFSSALIPAINIPEYILSFILASPWLTVLLVIVFALCVYLTTRWFFAIHFVVLENEDLATGLKHSNELTKGHKIRLLFAVFVIQIVAAIAGWLLLLIPDLLYGVIVAIENSSMLWDIFFMLFLTILGIVVTIVPLILGLPLAISYSTVLFYRWRNRYERFVPIEEKVLPEVRVPLIQRKFIRIIILIVAAGAILWTGFRNLTVPIPYDIAVTAHRGGGLYAPENSISGLKYAIEVGADYTEIDVQVTADNVVVITHDTNLERELGVDANVWELTYAQIQEHSLLSGDAQDKMPTLEQFLRTAKGKIKVNIEIKTNGHDQTLISQTVSIVENLNMQNEVVITSLDYSALQKVRVLNPNLKIGYIMFGVFGDPMALDVDFYCVETTFATENFIRQAHLNGREVYVWTVNDTDSMIKYRDRNVDNIITDYPEEALMIVDENVSE, translated from the coding sequence GTGAAATCTGGGAAGTCTTTTTTAGCGGAGGTTTGGGAAAATTATCGTGATATGCTGCGAGCGGCAACTATGTATGAGTTGTTTTTTAGAGTTGTTTTACCAGCTTTAATTTTTCCGTTGTTTCGTTTATTGATTCGCGGTTTTTTGTATTTAGCCGGGTACCAGGTGATTGCCAATAATACGCTGGTTAGTTTTTTTGTCGGACCGATTGGAGTTTTAACTGCGGTTGTGTTTATTGTTTTGGTGAGCTTTGTTACTTTGGCAGAGTTCGGCGGGCTGTTGGTATTGTCGCGAAATAGTTATTGGTATTTACCCTTGATGGGAACCGGTGCTTTTCTTGAGTCATTGCAGCATATTAAAAAGATTTTTCGTCCAAGTGGAATTAAAGCGCTGTTATATATTTTGGTAATTCTGCCGTTTTTGCAGATTGGTTTTAGCAGCGCGTTGATTCCGGCAATTAATATTCCTGAGTATATTTTGAGTTTTATTTTAGCATCGCCATGGCTGACGGTGTTACTGGTAATTGTTTTTGCTTTATGTGTGTATTTAACGACTCGTTGGTTTTTCGCGATTCATTTCGTTGTTTTGGAAAACGAAGATTTGGCGACCGGGCTAAAGCATAGCAATGAGTTGACCAAAGGCCATAAGATTCGCTTGTTATTTGCTGTTTTTGTGATTCAGATTGTTGCTGCAATTGCTGGTTGGTTACTGCTGCTGATTCCGGATTTGCTTTACGGAGTCATTGTTGCTATTGAAAATAGCAGTATGCTTTGGGATATCTTTTTCATGTTATTCTTGACGATCTTAGGAATTGTGGTCACGATAGTACCGCTTATTTTAGGGTTGCCACTGGCAATTTCATATTCGACGGTATTGTTTTATCGTTGGCGTAATCGGTATGAGCGCTTTGTTCCGATTGAGGAAAAAGTGCTGCCGGAGGTGCGGGTACCGTTAATACAACGAAAGTTTATTCGAATTATTATTTTAATTGTTGCGGCCGGAGCTATTTTGTGGACAGGGTTTCGTAATCTAACGGTACCAATCCCCTATGATATTGCTGTCACGGCGCATCGCGGCGGTGGTCTTTATGCGCCGGAGAATTCAATCAGCGGGCTTAAGTATGCAATTGAAGTAGGAGCTGACTACACCGAAATTGATGTACAGGTAACTGCCGATAATGTAGTAGTTATAACTCATGATACTAATCTTGAGCGTGAACTCGGGGTTGATGCTAATGTGTGGGAACTGACATATGCGCAAATTCAGGAGCATTCACTTTTAAGTGGAGATGCGCAAGACAAGATGCCAACGCTGGAACAGTTTTTACGAACTGCTAAGGGAAAAATTAAGGTTAATATCGAAATTAAGACTAATGGACATGATCAAACTTTGATTAGTCAGACGGTTAGTATAGTTGAGAATTTGAATATGCAAAACGAGGTAGTAATTACCTCGCTTGATTATTCAGCACTTCAAAAAGTGCGGGTTTTAAATCCGAATCTAAAAATTGGTTATATCATGTTTGGTGTCTTTGGCGATCCGATGGCATTGGATGTTGATTTTTATTGTGTTGAGACAACATTTGCGACTGAAAACTTTATTCGGCAGGCACATTTAAATGGGCGTGAGGTGTATGTTTGGACCGTCAATGATACCGATAGTATGATTAAGTATCGTGATCGTAATGTAGATAATATTATTACCGATTATCCTGAAGAAGCATTGATGATAGTTGATGAGAATGTAAGCGAATAG
- a CDS encoding 50S ribosomal protein L11 methyltransferase, protein MEQFRQVSWFVVEGEDADALGAQFGDFFAVGIEVVAPISAERIAREQYGEIFSANQSDTSFVRFYLPVSIAETEVEQYFVDLFGAERVAQSLQVELYEMPDFEQQWRDSVVDIPLGNITIVPPWRATASVEQVRIVLEPKMAFGTGDHATTQLAASLLAELDLVGKRVLDVGTGSGILAMFAARNQAKFVLATEIDRQAVLEARENVVANDLADVVQVIHASAVPQEERFDVIIANITLPILTELLPQMIGLAPVIVISGIMMQEQEQIERLVQGLGLVIDKLVIDGEWLALQIG, encoded by the coding sequence ATGGAGCAGTTTCGCCAGGTGAGCTGGTTTGTAGTTGAGGGGGAGGATGCCGATGCTTTGGGGGCACAGTTTGGTGATTTTTTTGCCGTCGGGATTGAGGTAGTGGCACCGATTAGTGCTGAGCGGATTGCCCGAGAACAATATGGCGAAATTTTTTCAGCCAATCAGAGTGATACGAGCTTTGTTCGTTTTTATTTGCCAGTAAGTATTGCTGAGACTGAGGTTGAGCAATACTTTGTGGATTTATTTGGTGCTGAGCGGGTGGCGCAGAGTTTGCAGGTTGAATTATATGAGATGCCGGATTTTGAGCAGCAGTGGCGCGATTCGGTTGTTGATATTCCGTTAGGGAATATCACGATTGTGCCACCGTGGCGAGCGACAGCGAGTGTTGAGCAGGTGCGGATTGTACTTGAGCCGAAGATGGCGTTTGGTACTGGTGATCATGCCACTACGCAGCTTGCGGCTAGTTTGTTGGCGGAGCTTGATTTGGTTGGTAAACGGGTTTTGGATGTTGGTACCGGCAGCGGTATTTTGGCGATGTTTGCAGCGCGTAATCAAGCAAAGTTTGTGCTTGCTACTGAAATTGATAGACAAGCGGTTCTGGAGGCACGAGAAAATGTTGTTGCTAATGATTTAGCTGATGTTGTTCAAGTTATACATGCGAGCGCTGTGCCGCAGGAAGAGCGGTTTGATGTGATTATTGCTAATATTACATTGCCAATTTTAACTGAGTTATTGCCGCAGATGATTGGTCTGGCACCAGTTATTGTTATTTCCGGGATAATGATGCAGGAGCAGGAGCAAATTGAAAGGCTCGTTCAGGGCTTGGGACTTGTAATTGACAAGTTGGTTATTGATGGTGAATGGCTTGCGTTGCAGATTGGGTAA
- a CDS encoding heavy metal translocating P-type ATPase — MELLRFRMKQLNRFLISNPEILAVVVAGLLMALGFFLEFLQINVLPQVAFVLAFVIGGFSPAKKGVQATLETHKLNVEFLMIFAAIGAMIIGHWAEGALLIFIFSLSGALETYANEKSRAEITKLMELQPESADVVLPDGSYRTTLIAELNVGDVIICRAGERIPVDGMVIDGISTINNAVITGESLPIQAEPGLDVYAGAINMSGALTIEMTKVATETTLQKIIAMVQEAESEKPKSQLFIEKFEGIYVWVVLILAVLLFVGGPFVFAWDINTAFYRAMVLLVVASPCALVASVMPAILSAVSYCAKRGVLFKSGVALEQVADLQAIAFDKTGTLTQGILDVTDIVVADGYDEGRILQLAASIEALSNHPLAQAILRRAADDLVELLPLTNYQEVTGFGVSAEFEGKLYQAGKAKFITDGDEDIVAKGFTLQSQGKTIVYIGEAGHICGFLALQDEVRQSTKEAIAELRRRKLVPVMLTGDNPHTAASIAEQAGIEEYIAGCLPEDKVEHIKALKEKYHGVAMVGDGINDAPALATATIGVAMGEGSDVALETADMVLMKNDLRRILFTIDTSAKMNRIIKQNIIFSTTIIILLVLSNLFMLIDLPFGVVAHEGSTILVILNGLRLLIPPRK, encoded by the coding sequence ATGGAATTATTACGATTTAGAATGAAGCAATTGAATCGCTTTTTGATAAGTAATCCGGAAATTCTGGCAGTGGTAGTGGCTGGGTTGTTGATGGCTTTAGGGTTTTTTCTGGAGTTTTTGCAGATTAACGTTTTGCCACAAGTGGCTTTTGTACTGGCATTTGTTATTGGTGGTTTTTCACCTGCTAAAAAAGGTGTTCAGGCGACGCTTGAAACCCATAAACTGAATGTTGAGTTTTTAATGATTTTTGCAGCAATCGGTGCAATGATTATTGGTCATTGGGCTGAGGGAGCATTATTAATTTTTATTTTTTCTTTGAGCGGTGCTTTAGAGACTTATGCCAATGAGAAGAGTCGGGCTGAGATCACTAAGTTGATGGAGTTGCAGCCGGAAAGTGCAGATGTTGTGTTACCAGATGGCAGCTATCGTACAACATTAATTGCTGAGCTGAATGTTGGTGATGTTATTATTTGTCGTGCCGGTGAGCGAATTCCGGTTGATGGAATGGTTATTGATGGTATTAGTACGATTAATAACGCTGTTATTACCGGGGAGTCGCTGCCGATTCAGGCAGAGCCGGGACTGGATGTTTATGCCGGAGCGATTAACATGAGCGGGGCGTTGACGATTGAGATGACTAAGGTGGCGACGGAGACGACTTTGCAGAAGATTATTGCTATGGTGCAAGAGGCTGAGAGCGAGAAGCCGAAGTCGCAGTTGTTTATTGAGAAGTTTGAAGGTATTTATGTTTGGGTGGTACTGATTTTAGCGGTGCTGCTGTTTGTTGGCGGACCATTTGTTTTTGCTTGGGATATCAATACTGCATTTTATCGAGCAATGGTGCTGCTTGTTGTAGCATCACCGTGCGCCTTGGTGGCATCGGTGATGCCGGCGATTCTTTCAGCGGTTTCTTATTGTGCTAAGCGCGGTGTATTGTTCAAAAGTGGTGTGGCATTGGAACAGGTTGCTGATTTACAGGCTATTGCTTTTGATAAGACCGGAACTTTGACCCAAGGGATTTTGGATGTCACGGATATTGTTGTTGCTGATGGATATGATGAAGGGCGGATTTTACAATTGGCGGCTTCAATTGAAGCCTTGTCTAATCACCCGTTAGCACAGGCGATTTTACGTCGGGCAGCAGATGATTTAGTTGAGTTGTTACCGTTGACGAATTACCAGGAGGTAACGGGTTTTGGTGTTTCTGCCGAGTTTGAAGGCAAGTTATATCAAGCTGGGAAGGCAAAGTTTATTACTGATGGTGATGAGGATATTGTCGCAAAAGGATTTACTTTGCAGAGTCAAGGAAAAACAATCGTCTATATTGGTGAAGCTGGTCATATATGTGGGTTTTTAGCGTTGCAGGATGAGGTGCGGCAAAGTACGAAAGAGGCAATTGCGGAGTTGCGGCGTCGAAAACTTGTGCCGGTTATGCTGACTGGCGATAATCCTCATACGGCGGCGTCTATTGCCGAGCAAGCCGGGATTGAGGAGTATATTGCCGGCTGTTTGCCTGAGGATAAAGTTGAACATATTAAAGCATTGAAGGAAAAATATCATGGAGTTGCGATGGTTGGTGATGGTATTAATGATGCTCCGGCATTGGCAACGGCAACGATTGGCGTTGCCATGGGTGAGGGCAGTGATGTCGCTTTAGAAACAGCTGATATGGTATTGATGAAAAATGACTTGCGGCGGATTTTGTTTACAATTGATACTTCAGCAAAAATGAATCGGATTATTAAGCAGAATATTATTTTTTCAACAACAATAATTATTTTGTTGGTACTTTCTAATTTATTTATGCTTATTGATTTACCGTTTGGTGTTGTTGCTCATGAGGGCAGTACGATTCTGGTTATTTTAAATGGGTTGCGATTATTGATTCCGCCACGGAAGTGA